In Alteromonas sp. V450, the following proteins share a genomic window:
- the fabA gene encoding bifunctional 3-hydroxydecanoyl-ACP dehydratase/trans-2-decenoyl-ACP isomerase: MSERKNSFTKEDLLACSRGEMFGPGNSQLPAPNMLMMDRIISISEDGGEHGKGEIIAELDITPDLWFFDCHFPGDPVMPGCLGLDAMWQLVGFFLGWSDGPGKGRALGVGEVKFTGQILPTAKKVTYKITMKRVIKRKLFMGMADGSVEVDGREIYVAKDLKVGLFQDTSNF, encoded by the coding sequence ATGTCTGAAAGAAAAAATAGTTTTACAAAAGAAGATTTACTAGCCTGTAGCCGTGGTGAAATGTTTGGCCCGGGTAACAGTCAACTACCCGCCCCTAATATGCTAATGATGGACCGTATCATTTCTATCAGCGAGGATGGCGGTGAGCACGGTAAAGGGGAAATCATTGCTGAACTTGATATTACGCCAGACCTGTGGTTTTTCGACTGCCACTTCCCGGGTGATCCTGTCATGCCTGGGTGTCTTGGGCTAGATGCTATGTGGCAACTTGTTGGTTTCTTTTTGGGTTGGAGTGACGGCCCAGGTAAAGGGCGTGCATTAGGAGTAGGAGAAGTGAAGTTCACTGGACAAATACTCCCAACGGCCAAAAAAGTAACCTATAAAATAACGATGAAGCGTGTTATCAAACGAAAACTCTTTATGGGAATGGCAGACGGTTCGGTTGAAGTTGATGGCCGTGAAATTTATGTGGCTAAAGATTTAAAGGTTGGCTTGTTTCAAGACACGTCAAACTTCTAA
- a CDS encoding DUF3466 family protein, whose product MKPTQLAAAVLLATGSVSAIAATYSITPVPLQDKAQISFARSIDNSGKMLASVQSEYNQPVDLEKLENDTIFFSSFGSSLESEDDVRQGVFSDVDYTTIIGFIRDNRNGITGQKLGIYRTYITDTVNAELVPGLDQITDQFDDYTQSVQALGRDSINGDYIVGDSSALVITDVYEREDGEVFNYTYPTSAEQAFVQASGETKLLPPVDSTAGGLGSARAVNNNLQVAGFSTVSFQDDVTNALDTCADEETRGATSEGRCLFSVYNGTFTLPRISQSFINTSLVNSSSFFSQSSVPNFVLLSQVNATIWQLDVNGNVIDTQTYAPLVDIQEDDTAYYFSAAYDINDQGIAVGESLTGDLRRIVRPAVGSGVNESERVATVFRDGETTELLNRDDNLSSQAIAINDNNWITGSVLRSTSGVARERMFVMNLDTQELKFPEGFFKSAGVSVNAINNNNIVVGKAESEVTSETSRQTSAFMYNIESEAFVDLNDLVACDSEYTLVEAVDINDNNEIIANARIKSTSKYVTGVDFINSNGETVEIDTVVAVKLDPIANGEVEQCEIPEDERPFERSGAAMSWFSGALLAGLALFRRRRNVSK is encoded by the coding sequence ATGAAACCAACACAGCTTGCCGCCGCCGTACTGTTGGCAACAGGAAGCGTTTCGGCGATTGCCGCAACTTATTCAATCACACCTGTACCATTGCAAGATAAAGCTCAAATCAGTTTTGCGCGCTCCATCGACAACTCAGGAAAGATGCTCGCATCTGTGCAGTCTGAATATAACCAACCGGTTGATTTAGAAAAACTTGAAAATGACACCATATTTTTCAGTTCATTCGGCAGTAGTTTAGAAAGTGAAGATGATGTGCGTCAGGGTGTTTTTTCTGATGTAGATTACACCACAATCATAGGTTTTATACGCGACAATAGAAACGGCATTACCGGGCAAAAATTGGGTATTTATCGAACGTATATAACGGATACTGTCAATGCTGAGTTGGTACCCGGTTTAGACCAAATTACTGACCAGTTTGACGATTATACGCAGTCAGTACAGGCCCTTGGCCGCGATAGCATTAATGGTGATTATATTGTCGGTGATTCTTCTGCGCTTGTCATCACAGATGTTTATGAGCGTGAAGACGGTGAGGTGTTTAACTACACTTACCCTACCTCTGCAGAGCAGGCGTTTGTGCAAGCATCAGGAGAGACTAAATTGCTTCCTCCGGTTGACTCTACTGCCGGAGGCCTAGGTTCAGCCCGTGCTGTAAACAATAACCTACAAGTAGCTGGGTTCAGTACCGTCAGTTTCCAAGATGACGTAACAAATGCGTTAGATACATGTGCAGACGAAGAAACTCGCGGCGCTACCTCTGAAGGACGATGCCTGTTTTCTGTGTACAACGGTACATTCACACTACCCCGAATATCACAGAGCTTTATCAACACGTCGTTGGTAAACTCTTCAAGCTTCTTTAGTCAGTCATCAGTACCAAATTTCGTTTTACTATCCCAGGTTAATGCAACTATTTGGCAGCTGGATGTGAACGGCAATGTCATTGATACCCAGACCTATGCTCCTTTAGTTGACATACAAGAAGATGACACAGCATATTATTTTTCTGCTGCATACGATATTAACGACCAAGGGATCGCGGTTGGCGAATCCTTGACCGGCGACCTACGCAGAATAGTGCGTCCAGCGGTCGGCTCGGGCGTCAATGAAAGTGAGCGTGTTGCTACTGTCTTTAGAGACGGTGAAACCACAGAGTTACTCAACCGCGATGACAATCTTTCTAGCCAAGCAATTGCTATTAACGATAACAACTGGATAACAGGTTCAGTGCTTCGCTCAACAAGCGGTGTTGCGCGTGAGCGTATGTTTGTTATGAATTTAGACACACAGGAACTAAAGTTTCCTGAAGGTTTCTTTAAAAGCGCAGGGGTATCGGTTAACGCTATAAACAACAATAACATTGTTGTGGGTAAAGCAGAGTCTGAAGTGACCAGCGAAACATCAAGACAAACCAGTGCCTTTATGTACAACATAGAGAGCGAAGCGTTTGTTGATCTAAATGACCTGGTTGCTTGTGACAGTGAGTATACACTGGTAGAAGCTGTAGATATCAACGATAACAATGAAATTATTGCCAATGCTCGTATCAAATCAACCAGCAAATACGTTACTGGGGTAGATTTCATTAACAGCAACGGTGAAACCGTTGAAATTGACACAGTAGTAGCAGTTAAACTTGATCCGATAGCCAACGGTGAAGTTGAACAGTGTGAAATTCCAGAAGATGAGCGCCCATTTGAACGAAGCGGGGCGGCAATGTCTTGGTTCAGTGGTGCACTGCTAGCAGGGTTGGCCTTATTCCGACGCCGACGCAACGTAAGCAAATAA
- the rlmKL gene encoding bifunctional 23S rRNA (guanine(2069)-N(7))-methyltransferase RlmK/23S rRNA (guanine(2445)-N(2))-methyltransferase RlmL — MNTILVTTSRGLDELLKQEVLSLCPDAQIKQGPGTIQFEGSKEDAYKLCLWSRLANRVIWVLASGKAGDADALYNTAMGIDWQMQMDSRHTLSVQFIGTNFAIKNTQFGAVCVKDAIVDSFVEQGLPRPSVERKNPDISVYARLHRDNVILGIDLAGASLHQRAYRQETGDAPLKEHIASAMLMRSGWTENTDAPLVDLMCGSGTIAIEAAYIARNIAPGIKRTYWGFIKWLGHEAKVWDELVEHAISVQKPNCGGIYAGDFSRKMVAIAKANADFAGVFNDISFSQQDATKSSPPVSTPGYVVSNPPYGERLGELTSLIPLFSDWGKRFKEAWKGWHVSLLSSNRDLLRVLKLRATKDYAMNNGKLECRLANYVLDEQNTVQFSEDASNHEFANRLKKNLKRMKGWIKNANTNCYRIYDADLPDYNVAVDRYGDWLVVQEYAPPKTVSEDKARKRLQEVLLHLPAVTGVSPKHIALKVRSQQKGTKQYEKINQSGDMMEVFENGARFLVNLTDYLDTGLFLDHRNTRQKVQALSQGKDVLNLFSYTGSVSVFAAMGGAKSVTTVDMSNTYLEWAKKNVALNKLTGPHAFIQADCTTWLGTHKGKYDLIFIDPPSFSNSKRMQSTWDVQRDHVKMLNDAKACLKEQGTIIFSNNKRGFKLDETAVNNLGLSVENITKDTIPEDFARKGNIHQCWVLSS; from the coding sequence ATGAATACTATTCTGGTTACGACCAGTCGCGGTCTTGACGAACTATTAAAACAAGAAGTGCTAAGCCTGTGCCCTGATGCACAAATTAAACAGGGCCCTGGCACTATTCAGTTTGAAGGCTCAAAGGAAGATGCATACAAACTTTGTCTATGGTCGCGCTTAGCCAACCGCGTAATTTGGGTGCTTGCATCAGGTAAAGCAGGCGACGCCGATGCGCTGTATAACACAGCTATGGGTATTGACTGGCAAATGCAGATGGATTCACGTCATACCTTGTCCGTGCAGTTTATCGGCACAAACTTTGCCATAAAAAACACCCAGTTTGGTGCGGTATGTGTTAAAGACGCCATCGTCGACTCTTTCGTTGAACAAGGCTTACCACGCCCCTCAGTAGAGCGTAAAAACCCTGATATTTCGGTATATGCAAGGCTGCATCGCGATAACGTTATTTTAGGTATAGATTTAGCGGGAGCGAGCCTACACCAACGTGCTTATCGACAAGAAACGGGTGACGCGCCGCTTAAAGAGCATATTGCAAGCGCTATGCTAATGCGTAGTGGTTGGACGGAAAATACCGACGCACCATTGGTGGACCTTATGTGCGGTTCAGGCACTATCGCCATAGAAGCGGCTTACATTGCCCGAAACATTGCGCCAGGTATAAAGCGAACTTACTGGGGCTTTATCAAATGGCTTGGCCATGAAGCGAAAGTGTGGGATGAGTTGGTCGAACATGCGATTTCTGTTCAAAAGCCAAACTGCGGCGGCATTTACGCAGGTGACTTCAGCCGTAAAATGGTCGCCATTGCGAAAGCCAACGCCGATTTCGCTGGTGTATTTAACGATATTTCCTTTTCACAACAAGACGCGACGAAATCGTCACCGCCAGTAAGTACGCCAGGTTACGTTGTGTCTAACCCACCTTACGGTGAACGTTTAGGCGAACTAACCTCGCTGATACCGTTATTTAGTGACTGGGGTAAGCGCTTTAAAGAAGCGTGGAAAGGGTGGCATGTGTCGCTTCTTAGCAGTAATCGTGATTTGCTGCGCGTGCTCAAGCTACGTGCCACTAAAGACTATGCCATGAATAACGGTAAGCTAGAGTGTCGCTTAGCCAATTACGTACTTGATGAACAAAACACGGTGCAGTTTAGTGAAGACGCCAGCAACCACGAGTTTGCGAATCGTTTGAAGAAAAACCTCAAACGCATGAAAGGCTGGATTAAGAACGCTAACACTAACTGTTACCGCATTTACGACGCTGACTTACCGGATTATAACGTGGCCGTAGACAGGTATGGCGATTGGCTAGTCGTTCAAGAGTACGCGCCACCAAAAACGGTGTCTGAAGATAAAGCCCGAAAGCGTCTGCAAGAAGTGCTACTTCATTTGCCGGCGGTAACTGGCGTATCACCAAAGCACATTGCGCTTAAAGTGCGTAGCCAGCAAAAAGGCACCAAGCAGTACGAGAAAATTAACCAGTCCGGCGACATGATGGAAGTGTTTGAAAACGGCGCGCGTTTCCTGGTTAACCTGACTGACTACTTAGACACGGGGCTTTTCTTAGATCACCGTAATACCCGTCAAAAGGTTCAGGCGTTGTCTCAAGGCAAGGATGTGCTAAACCTGTTTTCATACACTGGGAGTGTGTCGGTTTTCGCGGCCATGGGTGGTGCGAAATCGGTTACTACCGTGGATATGTCAAACACCTACTTAGAATGGGCAAAGAAAAACGTAGCACTGAATAAACTTACTGGGCCTCACGCTTTTATTCAAGCGGATTGCACTACGTGGTTAGGAACACATAAAGGGAAATACGATTTGATTTTTATCGATCCACCGTCGTTTTCTAACTCAAAGCGTATGCAAAGCACCTGGGATGTGCAGCGCGACCACGTAAAAATGCTTAACGACGCTAAAGCGTGTTTAAAAGAGCAGGGGACTATTATCTTTTCTAACAACAAGCGTGGCTTTAAGTTAGATGAAACCGCCGTTAACAATCTTGGCTTGTCTGTAGAGAATATTACCAAAGACACTATTCCTGAAGATTTTGCCCGCAAAGGCAACATTCATCAGTGCTGGGTATTAAGTTCATGA
- a CDS encoding ABC transporter ATP-binding protein gives MSILQLKNITVIYGNPPLLDGVELVVQPKERVCLVGRNGSGKSTLMKVIAGDIIADDGQRIIENNTVIARLEQDPPQTTDVTLFDYVAEGLSDVGETLKAYFHQTRIVGEDPSEANLNKLQRLQEQLEARDAWQFEQQIEQTLTMLKLDPEISLSTLSGGWRRKAALARALVRQPDLLLLDEPTNHLDIEMIRWLESSLSNYQGAIVFVSHDRAFIRAMATRIIDLDRGSVTSYPGNYETYLEKKQHDLEVEASQNAEFDKKLAQEEVWIRQGIKARRTRNEGRVRALKKLREERKARRAVQGNAVVSQHQGVRSGKMVFEVKNLSYSIEGKTIVKGLNLNVLRGDKLALIGPNGSGKSTLIKLLLGELQPDSGNSKQGTNLEVAYFDQHRHGLDLEKSVIDAVGDGKRDLMVNGHPRHVISYLQDYLFTPERVNAPVKSLSGGEKNRLMLAKLMLKPSNVLVLDEPTNDLDVETLEMLETLLTEYTGTVLLVSHDREFVDNVANSSVVFEGNGLLREFIGGFTDVENWYKEQQEKRQQIEKEEKAKVKNETNSASDSPSAKSSTRKTKKLSYKDQRELESLPAEIETLETELEVMQEQVNDPDFFKQDSDVTAKALAMLADKEELLSQRYARWDELESMLEDNQQ, from the coding sequence GTGAGCATTTTGCAGTTAAAAAACATCACTGTTATCTATGGAAATCCGCCGCTTTTAGACGGTGTCGAACTCGTTGTTCAGCCTAAAGAGCGCGTATGTTTGGTTGGGCGTAACGGAAGCGGTAAATCCACCCTTATGAAGGTGATTGCCGGTGATATTATCGCCGACGACGGCCAGCGTATTATCGAAAATAATACGGTTATTGCGCGCTTAGAGCAGGACCCACCGCAAACGACAGACGTAACGCTTTTTGACTATGTTGCGGAAGGCTTGTCAGACGTAGGTGAAACCCTTAAAGCTTATTTTCACCAAACCCGTATAGTGGGTGAAGATCCAAGCGAAGCGAATTTAAATAAATTACAGCGACTACAAGAACAGTTAGAAGCAAGAGACGCATGGCAGTTTGAACAGCAAATAGAACAAACGCTCACCATGCTAAAGCTAGACCCTGAGATATCGTTATCTACTCTTTCTGGGGGATGGCGAAGAAAAGCAGCGCTTGCTCGTGCTTTGGTACGTCAGCCTGACTTATTATTATTAGACGAACCTACTAACCACCTTGATATTGAGATGATCCGCTGGCTTGAATCCAGCTTGAGTAATTACCAAGGCGCAATTGTGTTTGTGAGCCACGACCGTGCATTTATACGTGCCATGGCCACACGTATCATTGATCTAGACCGCGGCTCGGTTACGAGCTATCCGGGTAACTACGAAACTTATTTAGAAAAGAAGCAGCACGATTTAGAGGTTGAGGCCTCGCAGAACGCTGAATTTGACAAGAAGCTGGCCCAAGAAGAAGTGTGGATCCGCCAGGGCATTAAAGCTCGTCGTACCCGAAACGAGGGTCGAGTAAGAGCGCTGAAAAAACTACGGGAAGAGCGAAAAGCGCGCAGGGCCGTTCAAGGCAATGCGGTGGTGAGTCAACATCAGGGCGTGCGCTCTGGCAAAATGGTGTTCGAGGTAAAAAATCTCAGCTACAGCATTGAAGGTAAGACTATTGTAAAAGGCCTAAATTTAAATGTTTTGCGTGGAGACAAGCTTGCGCTAATTGGCCCTAACGGAAGCGGTAAAAGTACGCTGATAAAACTCTTGTTGGGCGAATTGCAGCCCGACAGCGGCAACAGCAAACAAGGCACAAACCTTGAAGTTGCTTACTTCGATCAACATCGCCACGGTTTGGATTTAGAAAAGTCGGTAATTGACGCAGTCGGTGACGGTAAGCGCGATCTAATGGTAAACGGCCACCCGCGACACGTAATAAGTTACTTGCAAGACTACTTGTTTACGCCTGAACGCGTCAACGCGCCAGTTAAGTCACTATCTGGTGGTGAAAAGAATCGACTAATGCTTGCGAAGCTTATGCTCAAGCCAAGTAATGTTCTGGTACTAGATGAACCAACTAATGATTTAGACGTTGAAACCTTAGAAATGCTCGAAACCTTGCTTACTGAGTATACCGGCACCGTACTGTTAGTGAGCCACGATAGGGAATTTGTTGATAATGTCGCTAATAGCAGCGTTGTTTTTGAAGGTAATGGTTTGCTTCGCGAGTTTATTGGGGGTTTCACTGACGTAGAAAACTGGTATAAAGAGCAACAGGAAAAACGTCAGCAAATCGAAAAGGAAGAAAAAGCCAAGGTAAAGAATGAAACTAATTCAGCTTCAGACAGTCCTAGTGCTAAGTCTTCAACCCGCAAGACAAAAAAGTTATCATATAAAGATCAGCGTGAATTAGAGTCTTTACCGGCAGAAATTGAGACTTTGGAAACAGAGTTGGAAGTTATGCAGGAACAAGTTAACGACCCTGACTTTTTTAAACAAGACAGCGATGTAACCGCCAAAGCATTAGCGATGTTGGCGGACAAAGAAGAATTACTTTCCCAGAGATATGCGCGCTGGGATGAATTAGAAAGTATGCTGGAAGATAATCAGCAGTAA
- the rmf gene encoding ribosome modulation factor → MKRQKRDKLTRAHAKGYQAGISGRSKENCPFQQNDARSQWLGGWREAVEDRHLGLGVK, encoded by the coding sequence ATGAAAAGACAAAAAAGAGATAAACTGACGCGCGCACATGCTAAAGGCTATCAAGCTGGTATTAGCGGTCGTTCAAAAGAAAATTGTCCATTTCAACAAAACGATGCACGTTCGCAATGGTTAGGTGGATGGCGTGAGGCAGTAGAAGATAGGCACCTTGGTTTAGGTGTTAAATAA
- a CDS encoding DUF1835 domain-containing protein produces MLQNNPFFIDVDHQEKRAKMLLSALKHKDAKAASFVERFNASVVTSKNEISLADVQHAIATEHGLPNWNRLIVHGNELARHQTAITANPPALDEDMVTLHVRCGHDIKERLREGGFVGEFLALIDPLCIGPLPSCDEQFAVIRAQYIVNALLPIMNDVRTCSDIVHEEKCRINTLRKSNVERIVFWVEHDGYDQLMLLHGLSLLLNRTDVSIEIIELNNFPGTERFIGMGQLPACAIRACWQRRKLVNNELISQAASVWSAFRADTPLPLLSLLKNKKIGMLPNISEVIIRHLQELPHTDTGLSQTQNIALNLLRTSSSPLACREWFYAYQKHEPLPFLGDTMFFALMKPLSELESPLIALTGTSGDFGNYSVKITQAGVDCLLGKAPVAIHYHVGGISVGDRARWCWDHREISELYRQCVTP; encoded by the coding sequence ATGTTACAAAATAATCCCTTTTTTATTGATGTCGACCACCAAGAAAAGCGTGCAAAAATGCTTTTATCTGCGTTAAAACACAAGGATGCGAAGGCAGCCTCTTTTGTTGAAAGGTTTAATGCCAGCGTTGTCACTTCCAAAAACGAAATATCGCTTGCAGACGTTCAACATGCAATAGCAACCGAGCATGGTTTACCTAATTGGAACAGATTAATTGTACATGGGAATGAGCTTGCTCGGCATCAAACTGCGATAACGGCTAATCCGCCAGCACTCGATGAAGACATGGTTACTCTACATGTTAGATGTGGTCACGATATTAAAGAGCGTTTGCGAGAGGGGGGATTCGTTGGCGAGTTTTTGGCGCTAATAGATCCGTTGTGTATTGGTCCACTACCCTCGTGTGACGAGCAGTTCGCAGTCATTCGTGCGCAATACATTGTAAATGCACTTTTACCGATAATGAACGATGTGAGAACATGTTCAGACATTGTTCACGAAGAAAAATGCAGAATTAATACGCTGCGCAAAAGCAATGTCGAGCGGATCGTATTTTGGGTAGAGCACGACGGCTATGATCAGTTAATGTTATTGCATGGGCTGAGTTTGCTACTTAACAGAACTGACGTCTCAATTGAAATTATAGAACTTAATAACTTTCCGGGAACGGAGCGATTTATAGGTATGGGGCAACTACCCGCTTGCGCTATACGTGCCTGTTGGCAGCGCAGGAAGTTAGTTAATAACGAACTAATTTCTCAAGCCGCGTCTGTATGGAGCGCGTTTAGAGCAGACACGCCGTTACCTTTGCTAAGCTTACTAAAGAATAAAAAAATAGGAATGCTTCCCAACATATCTGAAGTCATTATACGGCACCTTCAAGAATTACCGCATACCGATACTGGTTTAAGCCAAACACAGAATATCGCTCTGAATTTGTTGAGGACTTCGAGCTCGCCATTAGCATGTAGGGAATGGTTTTACGCCTATCAGAAACATGAGCCGTTACCTTTTCTGGGTGACACCATGTTTTTCGCTTTAATGAAACCTTTAAGCGAACTTGAATCACCTTTAATCGCCCTAACAGGCACTTCAGGTGATTTCGGTAATTACTCAGTGAAGATTACTCAAGCCGGTGTAGACTGCTTGTTAGGAAAGGCCCCAGTAGCAATTCATTATCATGTTGGAGGGATATCTGTTGGCGACAGAGCACGCTGGTGTTGGGACCATCGTGAAATCAGCGAACTTTATCGACAGTGTGTTACCCCTTAA
- a CDS encoding glutaredoxin family protein, producing MKIYFYTGPQCSLCDLADLELQQTSMFSSLDVEKVNIRTSTELYHLYGARIPVLKRADNEKEIGWPFNTADLEEFLQ from the coding sequence ATGAAAATTTATTTCTACACCGGGCCGCAATGTAGCCTTTGCGACCTGGCAGACTTGGAACTTCAGCAAACGTCAATGTTTTCATCGCTTGATGTAGAAAAAGTTAACATTCGCACAAGCACCGAGCTTTACCATTTGTACGGTGCAAGGATCCCAGTTTTAAAACGGGCAGATAATGAAAAAGAAATTGGCTGGCCTTTTAATACCGCCGATTTAGAGGAGTTTCTTCAGTGA